From the Acidovorax sp. NCPPB 3576 genome, the window CAACATTGATCGCAATCTGCTGAGCGCTTTGCACCAGGACGCCAAGACCACCGTGAAAGCGCTCAGCGAGCGGGTCGGCCTTTCTCAGCCCAGTTGCGCTGAACGGATCAAACGATTGATCGACCAGGGGGTGATCGAAAAATTCTCGATCCAGGTGTCACCCAAGGCCATCGGGTTCCCGATTGCGGCCATCGTGCGGGTTCGACCACTGCCCGGGGAGATGTCCCGGGTCGAGCAAGTGATTCGCGGCATCGACGCGGTCGTGCAATGCGACAAGGTCACCGGCGACGACGCCTTTTTCTGCCGGCTTTATCTGCGCGAGATCGAAGAGCTGGACCATTGCCTGGGCAAGCTGGCACCGTATGCCACGACCAGCACGTCCATCGTGAAATCCACGCAGGTCGCCAACCGGCTCCTGCCATTGGAAGAGCCCGCCCGCGCGCATTGACACAGGGCCGAAGGCAACGATACCGGCGGCACCGCCAGGCGGGCCGCCGGGGGCCGGGCTTCGTCAGCTACGGCGCAGTCCGTCCACGGCGTGGCGCAGATCGTCGGCCCAGGCGCGGCGGTCGCGGCCCTGCGCTTGCTGCAGGGGGCCGTAATGCACCACCGCCACCACGGCGTCTGCGGTCAAGGTGCGCCACAGCGAGCCGACCAGGGTGTCGTCGCCCACATAGTTGGGCGCGGTGGTCGGTGCGCCGGTGGCGCGTTCCACGAATCGCAGGCCCACGGGTTGCACTGGCGCATCGGCGGCCACGGCGGCCTGCAGCAGGTTGGCGTGGAACGGCAGCAATTCGGTGCCATCGGCCGTGGTGCCTTCAGGGAACACGGCCAGCACTTCATGGCGCGCCAGCGCTTCCTGCATCAGCCGGACCATGCGCAGCGCGTCGCGGCGCGAGCTGCGTTCCAGATAGAGCGTGCCCGCCGCCGTGGCGAGCGTGCCCACCAGCGGCCAGCCCTTGATGTCCGACTTGGAGATGAACCGGCAGTGACGCGCGGCATGCATGACGGTGATGTCGAGCCAGGACAGGTGGTTGGCCACCAGCAGCACCGGGCCCTGGGGTGCGGGCGTGCCGCGCACGTCGAGGGTGATGCCGGCGTGCACCAGCATCTGGCGCGACCACGCCTGCACGCGCGCGTGTTGCTCGCCCTCCGGCATGCGGGGAAACCGCAGCGCCACGGTGGCCAGGCCGGTCACCAGATGCGCCAGCACACGCGCCAGGCGCCATGCGGCGCGGGCCTGGCGCTTCATGCGGCACGCCCGGTTGCAGCGGCGGCGCGCACGCTCACGCGCCGCTGCGCTCGAAGGCGATCTGCCCGCCCACCAGCGTGCAGCGCACGCGGCCGGGCAGTTCATAGCCCGAGAACGGGGTGTGCTTGCCCTGGCTGCGCAGCGCGCCGGCCTCCACGGTCCAGGCCGCGCTGGGATCGACCACGCACAGGTCGGCCACGCCGCCTTCCACGATCTGGCCCACGCTGGCCTGCAGGGTGCCCAGGGCGCCGCCCAGCACGCGGGCGGGCTCCGAAGTGACGGTGGCCAGCGCACGCGCCAGCGGCACCCCGTGGTCGGCGGACCACTTGAGGGCGATGCCCAGCAGCAGTTCCAGCCCCGTCGCGCCCGGCTCGGCCTCGGCGAACGGCAGGGTCTTGGCGTCTTCGTCCACGGGAGTGTGGTCGGACACCAGCGCATCGATGGTGCCGTCGGCCAGCGCGGCCAGCAGGGCGTCGCGGTCGCGTTGCTGGCGCAGCGGCGGCGACAGGCGGGCGCGGCTGTCGAAAAAGCCGATGTCGGTGTCGGTGAGCAGCAGGGAGTTGATGCTCACGTCGCAGGTCACCTTCAGGCCCTCGGCCTTGGCCCGGCGCACCAGCTCCACGCCCGCGGCGCTGCTGATGCGGCACAGGTGCACGCTCGCACCCGTGGTCTTGAGCAGCTCGAAGATGGTGTGCAGCGCGATGGTCTCGGCCGCCACGGGCACGCCGGACAGGCCCAGGCGCGTGGCCAGCGGCCCGCTGGCCGCCACGCCGCGCCCCAGGTGCAGTTCCTGCGGGCGCAGCCAGACGGTGTAGCCGAAGGTGGCGGCGTACTGCAGCGCGCGCTGTGTGACCTGGGTGCTGGCCAGCGGCACATCGGCCTGGCTGAAGCCCACGCAGCCGGATTCGGTCAGCTCGGCCATTTCGGTGAGCACCTCGCCGGCCAGGCCGCGCGTGAGCGCGCCCAGCGGAAAGAGGCGCGCCTGGTGCAATTTTTCGGCGCGGAACTTGAGCATCTCCACCAGGCCCGGTTCGTCCAGCACGGGGTCGGTGTCGGGCGGGCACACGAGGCTGGTCACGCCGCCGGCCACCGCCGCCGCCATCTCGGATTCGAGCATGCCCTCGTGCTCGTGGCCGGGCTCGCGCAGCCGCGCCGCCAGGTCCACCAGCCCGGGCAGCACGATGCAGCCGGTGGCGTCGATCACGCGGTTGGGCGCGAAGTCCCGCGGCACCCGCTGCACGGCGATGACACGGCCGGCGGCCACCGCGATGTCGCCGGTCTGGTCGAGCCCGCTGGCGGGATCGATCACGCGGCCGTTCTGGATCAGTATCTTCATGGGTTTAAGCAAAAAAGGCCACCAGCGCATATTCCACTAGGGCGTATAGCTATAAATTTAATAGCAAACGATCACGCTTCGTTTCCAGCGACGATGGACATCACCGCCATGCGCACCGCGATGCCGAAGGTGACCTGAGGCAGGATCACGCTCTGCTTGCCATCCACCACGGCGGAGTCGATCTCCACCCCGCGGTTGATGGGGCCGGGGTGCATGACGATGGCGTCGGGCTTGGCCAGTTGCAGCTTCTCGGGCGTGAGGCCGAAGCTCTTGAAGTATTCCTGGCTGGACGGCAGCAGCGCGCCGCTCATGCGCTCGTTCTGCAGGCGCAGCATGATGATGACGTCGGCGTCCTTGATGCCCTCCTCCAGCGTGTGGCACACGCGCACGCCCATCTGCGCCATGTCGGACGGCACCAGCGTGCGCGGGCCCACCACGCGCACTTCGGCACAGCCGAGCGTGGTGAGGCCGTGGATGTCCGAGCGGGCCACGCGCGAATGCAGCACATCGCCCACGATGGCCACGGTGAGGTTGCTGAAATCCTTCTTGTAGTGGCGGATGGTGTACATGTCCAGCAGCCCCTGGGTGGGGTGGGCATGCCGGCCATCGCCCGCGTTGATGACGTGCACGTGGGGCGCCACGTGCTGGGCGATCAGGTAGGGCGCGCCCGATTCGCTGTGCCGCACCACGAACAGGTCGGCGGCCATCGCCGACAGGTTGGCGATGGTGTCCAGCAGCGACTCGCCTTTGCTGGCCGAGCTGCGCGCGATGTCCAGGTTGATCACGTCGGCCGACAGGCGCTTGGCGGCGATCTCGAAGGTGGTGCGGGTGCGCGTGCTGTTCTCGAAGAACAGGTTGAACACGCTCTTGCCGCGCAGGAGCGGCACCTTCTTGACCTCGCGGTCGTTCACCGACACGAAGTTGGCCGCGGTGTCGAGGATGTGCGTGACGATGCTCTTGGGCAGGCCCTCGATGGACAGCAGGTGGATCAGCTCGCCGTTGGCGTTGAGTTGGGGGTTGCGCTTGTACAGCACCGTCAGGCCTCTTGGACTTGGAAGTGGAAGGTGCCGGCCTCGGTTCGGGCCAGCGCCAGCGATTGCGTGTCCGGCAGCGCCACGCGGGCGGCGGCGAACTCGGCCTGCACCGGCAGTTCGCGCCCGCCCCGGTCCACCAGCACGGCCAGCCGCACGCTCGCGGGGCGGCCGTAGTCGAACAGTTCGTTGAGCACCGCGCGGATGGTGCGGCCGGTGTAGAGCACGTCGTCCAGCAGCAGGATGTCGGCGCCGTTCACGTCGAAGGGCAGCGCCGTCTGGGCGCTCACCGCCATGCCGCGCTGGGAGAAGTCGTCGCGGTGCATGGCGGACGACAGCACGCCCGCCCCGCCGGGCAGGCCCAGGTCCTTTTGCAGCCGCTCGGCCAGCCAGGCGCCGCCCGAGGCGATGCCGGCCAGCTGGGTGTTGTCGGTGCGCAGGCTGCGCACGCCGCGCAGCAGCTCGCGGTACAGCGCCTCGGCGTCGAGCGCGAGGGTGCCCGGGGTCGGCGGTGAAGGCGTGGGTGAAGTCGGGGGCGTGGCACTCATGGAAGATTCCTCAAAAACTGCTCCAGGATGATGCAGGCGGAGGCGGCGTCGGCATCGCGGGCGCCGGACGAATGCGCCTCGGTGGTGCTGTAGCGCTCGTCCACCTCGAACACCTGCAGGCCGAAGCGCCCGCGCAGCTGGCGCGCGAACTTGAGGGCGCGCGCGGTGTTCTCGTGGCTCGCGCCGTCAGGGTGGTAGGGCACGCCGATGACCAGCGCATCGGGCTGCCATTCGCGGATGCGCTCGGCCACCAAGGCAAAGCGGGCATCGCCTTCGGCGCGGAGGGTGGGCTGGGGGGTGGCGGTGCGCAGCAGGCGCGAGCCCACGGCGACCCCGGTGCGCTTGAGTCCGAAGTCAAGCGCCAGAAAGCTCTGGAAA encodes:
- the pyrR gene encoding bifunctional pyr operon transcriptional regulator/uracil phosphoribosyltransferase PyrR gives rise to the protein MSATPPTSPTPSPPTPGTLALDAEALYRELLRGVRSLRTDNTQLAGIASGGAWLAERLQKDLGLPGGAGVLSSAMHRDDFSQRGMAVSAQTALPFDVNGADILLLDDVLYTGRTIRAVLNELFDYGRPASVRLAVLVDRGGRELPVQAEFAAARVALPDTQSLALARTEAGTFHFQVQEA
- a CDS encoding lysophospholipid acyltransferase family protein codes for the protein MKRQARAAWRLARVLAHLVTGLATVALRFPRMPEGEQHARVQAWSRQMLVHAGITLDVRGTPAPQGPVLLVANHLSWLDITVMHAARHCRFISKSDIKGWPLVGTLATAAGTLYLERSSRRDALRMVRLMQEALARHEVLAVFPEGTTADGTELLPFHANLLQAAVAADAPVQPVGLRFVERATGAPTTAPNYVGDDTLVGSLWRTLTADAVVAVVHYGPLQQAQGRDRRAWADDLRHAVDGLRRS
- a CDS encoding aspartate carbamoyltransferase catalytic subunit, whose translation is MAGAGPNRGRHLPLPSPRGLTVLYKRNPQLNANGELIHLLSIEGLPKSIVTHILDTAANFVSVNDREVKKVPLLRGKSVFNLFFENSTRTRTTFEIAAKRLSADVINLDIARSSASKGESLLDTIANLSAMAADLFVVRHSESGAPYLIAQHVAPHVHVINAGDGRHAHPTQGLLDMYTIRHYKKDFSNLTVAIVGDVLHSRVARSDIHGLTTLGCAEVRVVGPRTLVPSDMAQMGVRVCHTLEEGIKDADVIIMLRLQNERMSGALLPSSQEYFKSFGLTPEKLQLAKPDAIVMHPGPINRGVEIDSAVVDGKQSVILPQVTFGIAVRMAVMSIVAGNEA
- a CDS encoding dihydroorotase, whose translation is MKILIQNGRVIDPASGLDQTGDIAVAAGRVIAVQRVPRDFAPNRVIDATGCIVLPGLVDLAARLREPGHEHEGMLESEMAAAVAGGVTSLVCPPDTDPVLDEPGLVEMLKFRAEKLHQARLFPLGALTRGLAGEVLTEMAELTESGCVGFSQADVPLASTQVTQRALQYAATFGYTVWLRPQELHLGRGVAASGPLATRLGLSGVPVAAETIALHTIFELLKTTGASVHLCRISSAAGVELVRRAKAEGLKVTCDVSINSLLLTDTDIGFFDSRARLSPPLRQQRDRDALLAALADGTIDALVSDHTPVDEDAKTLPFAEAEPGATGLELLLGIALKWSADHGVPLARALATVTSEPARVLGGALGTLQASVGQIVEGGVADLCVVDPSAAWTVEAGALRSQGKHTPFSGYELPGRVRCTLVGGQIAFERSGA
- a CDS encoding Lrp/AsnC family transcriptional regulator encodes the protein MDNIDRNLLSALHQDAKTTVKALSERVGLSQPSCAERIKRLIDQGVIEKFSIQVSPKAIGFPIAAIVRVRPLPGEMSRVEQVIRGIDAVVQCDKVTGDDAFFCRLYLREIEELDHCLGKLAPYATTSTSIVKSTQVANRLLPLEEPARAH
- the ruvX gene encoding Holliday junction resolvase RuvX: MSGTPAAAPNAPLAVPAHFQSFLALDFGLKRTGVAVGSRLLRTATPQPTLRAEGDARFALVAERIREWQPDALVIGVPYHPDGASHENTARALKFARQLRGRFGLQVFEVDERYSTTEAHSSGARDADAASACIILEQFLRNLP